A single region of the Actinoplanes sp. SE50/110 genome encodes:
- a CDS encoding TetR/AcrR family transcriptional regulator, with translation MDFLWQERTGGRRGPKPALTLSSIADAAIAIADAEGLAAVTMQRVATDVGYTKMALYRYLPGKSELVALMLERAMGEPPELPAGDWRAALSRWCESLMAVFVGHAWALQALTGNRPVGPNEIGWMEAALACLPTGLTGAERMDTVAVLAGHARALALQPAESGLVTALTRHAARFPAVGAALADMAVHGGADQAFRFGLERILDGLETLITKRV, from the coding sequence ATGGATTTCCTGTGGCAGGAGCGGACCGGCGGCCGCCGTGGGCCGAAACCGGCGCTGACCCTGTCGTCGATCGCCGACGCCGCGATCGCGATCGCCGACGCCGAGGGCCTGGCCGCGGTCACCATGCAGCGGGTGGCCACCGACGTCGGCTACACCAAGATGGCGCTGTATCGGTACCTGCCGGGAAAGTCCGAGCTGGTCGCGCTGATGCTGGAGCGTGCCATGGGTGAGCCGCCCGAGCTGCCGGCCGGTGACTGGCGCGCCGCCCTCAGCCGGTGGTGTGAGTCGCTCATGGCGGTGTTCGTCGGTCACGCCTGGGCTCTGCAGGCGCTGACCGGCAACCGGCCGGTGGGGCCGAACGAGATCGGCTGGATGGAGGCCGCCCTGGCCTGTCTCCCCACCGGGCTGACCGGCGCCGAGCGGATGGACACCGTCGCCGTCCTGGCCGGACACGCCCGCGCCCTGGCCCTACAGCCGGCCGAGTCCGGGCTGGTCACCGCCCTGACCCGGCACGCCGCCCGGTTCCCCGCGGTCGGCGCCGCACTCGCCGACATGGCCGTGCACGGTGGCGCCGACCAGGCATTCCGATTTGGACTGGAGCGCATCCTGGACGGGCTGGAGACCTTGATCACGAAACGCGTGTGA
- a CDS encoding alpha/beta hydrolase, translating to MRALRRPVTAAILTLATLLGFGRPALAAPAVTWSVCPEDAHVECGTMRVPADWSNAYGPTIELQMARRKATDPAHRIGVLIVNPGGPGGSAVNMALDTDFFSPELRKRFDIIGLDPRGVGRSSPVLCSQALVDAKPSPLITDPAGFAALAGYNRRLAADCTSRSGPVVEHADTGSVVRDVEALRVALGEPRISIFGASYGSLIGELYSDRYPATLRAAVLDSVMDHSVDVDTFLAQETAAVQDSFNEFVKWCARDTRCVLRGQDIPKLWAALMQRAAAGTLKDPYDPPAKLGVWELISAAFAAFYDPQWFSFAHYLQDAAVPARAVARRARTVAPPADLTPDSFPAVFCGDWALPVGDFPAYRRRLDNLAKIAPQVRASPLALSAAAGCVGWPVAPAAPQHRLNPARIPMLLVNALHDPATGHAWAQQAAVQLGPSARLLTYQGWGHVAYSHSPCVQAAAEKYLLTLALPAVGATCPAVEPEPFGIG from the coding sequence TTGCGTGCGTTGCGACGGCCGGTCACGGCCGCGATCCTCACCCTGGCCACCCTGCTCGGGTTCGGCCGTCCGGCGCTCGCCGCACCGGCGGTCACCTGGTCGGTCTGCCCCGAGGACGCGCATGTCGAATGCGGCACCATGCGGGTGCCGGCGGACTGGTCGAACGCGTACGGACCGACGATCGAGCTGCAGATGGCGCGGCGGAAGGCGACCGACCCGGCACACCGGATCGGGGTGCTGATCGTGAACCCGGGCGGCCCCGGCGGCTCGGCGGTCAACATGGCCCTCGACACCGACTTCTTCAGCCCCGAGCTGCGCAAACGGTTCGACATCATCGGCCTCGACCCGCGCGGGGTGGGCCGCAGCTCCCCGGTGCTCTGCTCCCAGGCGCTGGTCGACGCGAAACCGTCCCCGCTGATCACCGATCCGGCCGGGTTCGCCGCGCTGGCCGGCTACAACCGGCGGCTGGCCGCCGACTGCACGTCCCGCAGCGGCCCGGTGGTCGAGCACGCCGACACCGGCAGCGTGGTCCGCGACGTCGAAGCGCTGCGGGTGGCTCTCGGCGAGCCGCGGATCAGCATCTTCGGGGCGTCCTACGGATCGCTGATCGGTGAGCTCTACAGCGACCGGTACCCGGCCACGCTGCGGGCAGCGGTGCTGGACAGCGTGATGGACCACAGCGTCGACGTGGACACCTTCCTCGCCCAGGAGACCGCCGCGGTGCAGGACTCGTTCAACGAGTTCGTCAAGTGGTGCGCCCGGGACACCCGGTGCGTGCTGCGCGGCCAGGACATCCCAAAACTCTGGGCCGCCCTCATGCAGCGCGCCGCGGCCGGCACGCTGAAGGACCCGTACGACCCGCCGGCCAAGCTCGGGGTCTGGGAGCTGATCTCGGCGGCGTTCGCCGCGTTCTACGACCCCCAGTGGTTCTCGTTCGCGCACTACCTGCAGGACGCGGCGGTGCCGGCCCGGGCGGTCGCGCGGCGGGCCCGCACCGTGGCCCCGCCGGCCGACCTCACGCCGGACAGCTTCCCGGCGGTGTTCTGCGGCGACTGGGCGCTGCCGGTCGGCGACTTCCCCGCGTACCGCCGCCGCCTGGACAACCTCGCGAAGATCGCGCCGCAGGTGCGGGCGTCGCCGCTGGCGCTCTCCGCGGCCGCCGGCTGCGTCGGCTGGCCGGTCGCCCCGGCCGCCCCGCAGCACCGGTTGAACCCGGCCAGGATCCCGATGCTGCTCGTCAACGCGCTGCACGACCCGGCCACCGGGCACGCCTGGGCGCAGCAGGCCGCGGTCCAGCTCGGCCCGTCCGCCCGGCTGCTCACCTATCAGGGCTGGGGGCACGTCGCGTATTCGCACAGCCCCTGCGTCCAGGCGGCGGCCGAGAAATACCTGCTCACGCTGGCATTGCCGGCGGTCGGGGCGACGTGTCCCGCGGTCGAGCCCGAGCCGTTCGGCATCGGGTAA
- a CDS encoding FAD-dependent monooxygenase: MDVLISGAGIAGPAVAHWLARAGHRPTIVEVAPRPRTGGQAVDFRGPLHMGLLERMGVVEALRAVETHGTAFRFVDEHGDRLMEWPAHLAGGDLEVRRGDLSRVLCAASKATAYLFGDRITALVEHPAGVDVTFASGTQRTFDLVIGADGVHSGVRRLAFGPEERFVKHLGYYVATWPVANEWGDLGRTALLHNSPGRMISIGQDHRDPSRAGVFAAFAAPVLRYDRHDAGEQKAILRATFAGLGWLTPRLLDALDAADDVYFDQICRVDAPEWTRGRIALLGDAACGATIGGQGTGTAIVAAHVLAGELAAAGGDHRVAFPRYRQRLAKFARGTQKGGDTTGRFLAPRTARGIRLRNYLNNRQWFLDATFKVAAGRSTDLQLPEYPI, encoded by the coding sequence ATGGACGTCCTGATCTCGGGTGCGGGCATCGCCGGTCCCGCGGTGGCGCACTGGCTGGCCCGGGCCGGCCATCGGCCGACGATCGTCGAGGTGGCGCCGCGGCCGCGCACCGGCGGGCAGGCGGTCGACTTCCGCGGCCCGCTGCACATGGGCCTGCTGGAGCGGATGGGGGTGGTCGAGGCGCTGCGCGCGGTCGAGACGCACGGCACCGCGTTCCGCTTCGTCGACGAGCACGGTGATCGGCTGATGGAGTGGCCGGCCCACCTGGCCGGCGGCGACCTGGAGGTGCGCCGCGGCGATCTGTCCCGGGTCCTGTGCGCGGCGAGCAAGGCGACCGCATACCTGTTCGGCGACCGGATCACCGCGCTCGTCGAGCACCCGGCCGGGGTGGACGTCACCTTCGCCTCCGGCACTCAGCGCACCTTCGACCTGGTGATCGGCGCCGACGGGGTGCACTCCGGAGTGCGCCGGCTGGCCTTCGGCCCGGAGGAGCGTTTCGTCAAGCATCTCGGCTACTACGTCGCCACCTGGCCGGTCGCCAACGAGTGGGGCGATCTGGGCCGCACCGCGCTGTTGCACAACTCCCCCGGCCGGATGATCAGCATCGGTCAGGACCACCGGGATCCGAGCCGGGCCGGGGTGTTCGCCGCGTTCGCCGCGCCGGTGCTGCGTTACGACCGGCACGACGCGGGCGAGCAGAAGGCGATCCTGCGCGCCACCTTCGCCGGCCTGGGCTGGCTGACCCCGCGGCTGCTGGACGCGCTGGACGCGGCCGACGACGTCTACTTCGACCAGATCTGCCGGGTCGACGCGCCGGAGTGGACCCGCGGGCGGATCGCCCTGCTCGGCGACGCGGCGTGCGGTGCCACCATCGGCGGGCAGGGCACCGGCACCGCGATCGTCGCCGCCCACGTCCTGGCCGGCGAGCTGGCCGCGGCCGGCGGTGACCACCGGGTCGCCTTCCCCCGCTACCGGCAGCGCCTCGCGAAGTTCGCCCGGGGCACCCAGAAGGGCGGCGACACCACCGGCCGCTTTCTGGCCCCGCGCACCGCACGGGGCATCCGCCTGCGCAACTACCTGAACAACCGGCAGTGGTTCCTGGACGCCACGTTCAAGGTCGCGGCCGGCCGCAGCACCGACCTCCAGCTACCGGAATACCCGATCTGA
- a CDS encoding LLM class F420-dependent oxidoreductase has product MRLGLHISNFTWPEGPSRLAPTLAEIASAADEAGFERISVMDHVWQIGVNGPPEMDMLEAYTTLGFLAAHTRRAKLLTLVTGVVYREPGLLAKAVTTLDVLSGGRAMLGIGAAWNEEESLGLGLSFPPTRERFERLEEALQICRQMFAGDEAAYEGTHYRLARLLNHPLPLARRVPILIGGAGEKKTLLLVAKYADACNLFPGPELQHKLDVLKRHCDTVGRDYDEIEKTVVFRFDPGERGEKVGEIIDAMRHFAAMGITVTHGGLRDAWDTKRFELFRDEIVPAAEAL; this is encoded by the coding sequence ATGAGACTCGGGCTCCATATCTCGAACTTCACCTGGCCGGAGGGCCCGTCGCGGCTCGCCCCGACCCTCGCCGAGATCGCCTCGGCCGCCGACGAGGCCGGTTTCGAGCGGATCAGCGTGATGGACCACGTCTGGCAGATCGGCGTCAACGGGCCGCCCGAGATGGACATGCTCGAGGCGTACACGACGCTCGGCTTCCTGGCCGCGCACACCCGCCGGGCCAAGCTGCTCACCCTGGTCACCGGCGTGGTCTACCGCGAGCCGGGCCTGCTCGCCAAGGCGGTCACCACGCTCGACGTGCTCTCCGGCGGCCGGGCCATGCTCGGCATCGGCGCCGCGTGGAACGAGGAGGAGTCGCTCGGCCTGGGCCTGTCGTTCCCGCCGACGCGGGAGCGGTTCGAGCGGCTGGAGGAGGCGCTGCAGATCTGCCGGCAGATGTTCGCCGGCGACGAGGCCGCCTACGAGGGCACGCACTACCGGCTGGCCCGGCTGCTCAACCACCCGCTGCCGCTGGCCCGGCGGGTGCCGATCCTGATCGGCGGCGCCGGGGAGAAGAAGACGCTGCTGCTGGTCGCGAAGTACGCCGACGCCTGCAACCTGTTCCCCGGCCCGGAGCTGCAGCACAAGCTGGACGTGCTGAAACGGCACTGTGACACGGTCGGCCGGGACTACGACGAGATCGAGAAGACGGTGGTCTTCCGCTTCGACCCGGGCGAGCGCGGGGAGAAGGTCGGCGAGATCATCGACGCGATGCGGCACTTCGCGGCGATGGGCATCACGGTGACCCACGGCGGGCTGCGCGACGCCTGGGACACCAAGCGCTTCGAGCTGTTCCGGGACGAGATCGTGCCCGCGGCGGAGGCGCTGTGA
- a CDS encoding sodium:solute symporter family protein, which translates to MAVSGLRLDVGFVDYLILAIYFITVLGVGFMARRAIRDSSDFFLSGRSMPAWVTGLAFVSANLGALEIIGMAANGAQYGMMTLHYYWVGAVPAMVFLGIVMMPFYYGSKVRSVPEFLRRRFNQPTHLFNAISFAVAQVLIAGVNLYALALILQALLGWPLWLSIVIGAAIVLSYITLGGLSSAIYNEVLQFFVILAGLIPITVIGLVKVGGWHGLVEKVQASKIGDAALHTFANTADSDNPLGANWIGIIFGLGFVLSFGYWTTNFAEVQRALSAKDMSAARRTPIIGAFPKLLIPAVTVIPGLIALVTVQGLGAKEGDLTYNNAIPLLMRDLLPNGVLGVAVTGLVASFMAGMAANVSGFNTVFTYDIWQSYVRKDRPDGYYLRVGRIATVIGVLIGIGTAFIAAGFDNIMNYIQALFSLFNAPLFATFIVGMFWKRMSAWAGFWSLLLGFLASLTLYLGYLGDVFSFNSDLEESFWGAGAAFVTAVVVAVLVTFFTPSKPEDELRGLVYGLAGSSTSGETIVAGDRVWWRNPVVLGAVAVALAIVLYIPFW; encoded by the coding sequence GTGGCCGTGAGCGGACTCCGGCTCGACGTGGGCTTCGTCGACTATCTGATCCTTGCGATCTACTTCATCACCGTTCTCGGAGTGGGCTTCATGGCCCGGCGGGCGATCCGCGACAGCTCCGATTTCTTCCTCTCCGGCCGGTCCATGCCGGCGTGGGTGACCGGTCTGGCCTTCGTCTCGGCCAACCTGGGCGCCCTGGAGATCATCGGGATGGCCGCCAACGGCGCCCAGTACGGCATGATGACCCTGCACTACTACTGGGTCGGCGCGGTCCCGGCGATGGTCTTCCTCGGCATCGTGATGATGCCCTTCTACTACGGCTCGAAGGTGCGCAGCGTCCCGGAGTTCCTGCGGCGGCGCTTCAACCAGCCGACCCACCTGTTCAACGCGATCAGCTTCGCGGTGGCGCAGGTGCTGATCGCCGGCGTCAACCTGTACGCGCTGGCCCTGATCCTGCAGGCGTTGCTGGGCTGGCCGCTCTGGCTGTCGATCGTGATCGGCGCGGCGATCGTGCTCTCCTACATCACCCTGGGCGGGCTCTCCTCGGCGATCTACAACGAGGTGCTGCAATTCTTCGTGATCCTGGCCGGCCTCATCCCGATCACCGTCATCGGCCTGGTCAAGGTCGGCGGCTGGCACGGCCTGGTGGAGAAGGTGCAGGCCAGCAAGATCGGCGACGCGGCGCTGCACACGTTCGCGAACACCGCCGACTCCGACAACCCGCTCGGTGCGAACTGGATCGGGATCATCTTCGGTCTCGGATTCGTCCTCTCCTTCGGCTACTGGACCACCAACTTCGCCGAGGTGCAGCGGGCGCTGAGCGCCAAGGACATGAGCGCGGCCCGGCGGACCCCGATCATCGGCGCCTTCCCGAAGCTGCTGATCCCCGCGGTCACCGTGATTCCCGGGCTGATCGCCCTGGTCACCGTCCAGGGGCTGGGCGCCAAGGAGGGTGACCTCACCTACAACAACGCGATCCCGCTGCTGATGCGCGACCTGCTGCCCAACGGTGTGCTGGGCGTCGCGGTGACCGGCCTGGTGGCGTCGTTCATGGCCGGCATGGCGGCCAACGTGAGCGGATTCAACACCGTCTTCACCTACGACATCTGGCAGTCGTACGTCCGTAAGGACCGGCCCGACGGCTACTACCTGCGGGTCGGCCGGATCGCCACGGTGATCGGCGTGCTGATCGGGATCGGCACCGCGTTCATCGCGGCCGGCTTCGACAACATCATGAACTACATCCAGGCGCTGTTCTCGCTGTTCAACGCGCCGCTGTTCGCGACCTTCATCGTCGGCATGTTCTGGAAGCGGATGTCGGCCTGGGCCGGTTTCTGGTCCCTGCTGCTGGGCTTCCTCGCCTCGCTCACCCTCTACCTGGGGTACCTGGGTGACGTCTTCAGTTTCAACTCCGACCTGGAGGAGAGCTTCTGGGGAGCCGGCGCGGCGTTCGTCACCGCGGTGGTGGTGGCCGTGCTGGTCACCTTCTTCACCCCGAGCAAGCCGGAGGACGAGCTGCGCGGCCTGGTCTACGGCCTGGCCGGGTCGAGCACGTCCGGCGAGACGATCGTGGCCGGCGACCGAGTCTGGTGGCGCAACCCGGTGGTGCTCGGCGCCGTCGCCGTGGCGCTGGCCATCGTTCTCTACATCCCGTTCTGGTGA
- a CDS encoding HAD family phosphatase has product MIEAVVFDLDGVIIDTEEVWEEVRRGYVAEHGRAFLPDSQDRMMGMSTAEWSAHLADEVGVPLPASRVADDVLGRMAERYRAELPLIPGAVETVRALGARFRLALASSSARILIDQVLATAGLTGEFEVTLSTEEVPRGKPAPDVYLAAVARLGLTPEVCAAVEDSSNGLRAAGAAGLAVVAVPHGVYPAAPDALAQAALVVTKVTEVTPEAVAALR; this is encoded by the coding sequence GTGATCGAGGCGGTCGTCTTCGACCTGGACGGCGTGATCATCGACACCGAGGAGGTCTGGGAGGAGGTCCGCCGGGGCTACGTGGCCGAGCACGGCCGCGCGTTCCTGCCGGACAGCCAGGACCGGATGATGGGGATGAGCACCGCCGAGTGGTCGGCGCACCTGGCCGACGAGGTCGGGGTGCCGCTGCCGGCGTCGCGGGTGGCCGACGACGTGCTGGGCCGGATGGCCGAGCGCTACCGCGCCGAGCTGCCGCTGATTCCCGGCGCGGTGGAGACGGTCCGCGCGCTGGGCGCCCGGTTCCGGCTGGCGCTGGCCAGCTCGTCGGCCCGGATCCTGATCGACCAGGTGCTGGCGACGGCCGGGTTGACCGGCGAGTTCGAGGTCACCCTGTCGACCGAGGAGGTGCCGCGCGGCAAACCGGCGCCGGACGTCTACCTGGCCGCGGTCGCCCGGCTGGGGCTGACCCCCGAGGTGTGCGCGGCGGTCGAGGACTCCAGCAACGGGCTGCGGGCGGCCGGCGCCGCAGGCCTCGCGGTGGTCGCGGTCCCGCACGGCGTCTATCCGGCCGCTCCCGACGCGCTCGCCCAGGCCGCCCTGGTGGTGACCAAGGTGACCGAGGTGACGCCGGAGGCGGTCGCGGCGTTGCGCTGA